The Tardiphaga alba genome includes a window with the following:
- a CDS encoding ABC transporter permease codes for MKVARTPGVLLVAMRELRWMYRDRIALILAVGLPLCCFALLAWTFSNAVIRDLRIVVVDEDRTSTSMTYIQAIDAAPGVSVAHRMQDLNAAMHVVRSGGAIASVYIPAHFERDLMARKRPQLAIFYNRQFLTPGNNASSSIASAVSAATATLSQGSAGKLVFSPGPLVAEQYVLTNPALNYVQFLLRAVLPTVLHVIMTISAGYAVGSEFQRRSRRAWIRAAGGRPVAALAGKLLPLVVIFVLMMLLEAGIVHGIFDVPFRGNPGLVIVAACGLIVSYLALGAAVQLLVRNLSVGLSLSAIICSPAFGFVGIGFPVFAMNAFGRAWGDALPLRWYFEILYDQALRGLPALNSLVPLLILLAMAATLLLVALNRLTAMFAAPGTVSPRPASRLARPPSSMLDAVVHEIRLVFADPGARGLMIAAPVLYGLLYPQPYLTQILRDLPIAVVDQDHTDLSHDLIQNLDANEGLSVAVRADTLADARRAIARREAFAIVDIPEGTYRDVLKGNKARLAAYIDSAYFLLYTRIVQGIADSSAVTNAAIAAHGAKPDGSLAQAALLRSSPVDVQSEPLFNPTGGYGNAIVPAAFILIIQQTLLMGVASLRGAAVEQGEMRFIGRRAASARSWDDRSRISP; via the coding sequence ATGAAGGTGGCTCGGACTCCAGGCGTCCTGCTCGTCGCCATGCGCGAGCTGCGCTGGATGTATCGCGACAGGATCGCGCTGATCCTGGCCGTTGGCCTGCCGCTCTGCTGTTTCGCGTTGCTCGCCTGGACATTCAGCAATGCGGTGATCAGGGATTTGCGGATCGTGGTGGTGGACGAAGACCGGACATCGACCTCCATGACATATATTCAGGCTATCGATGCGGCGCCCGGCGTGAGCGTGGCTCACCGCATGCAGGATCTGAACGCAGCCATGCATGTGGTTCGATCTGGCGGAGCGATTGCGTCTGTTTATATACCCGCGCATTTCGAGCGCGACCTGATGGCGCGGAAGCGCCCGCAACTGGCGATCTTCTATAATCGTCAGTTTCTGACACCCGGAAACAACGCCTCCAGTTCCATTGCGAGCGCAGTATCCGCCGCGACCGCGACGTTATCGCAGGGAAGTGCCGGAAAGCTGGTTTTCTCGCCCGGACCGCTCGTGGCGGAGCAATATGTGCTGACCAACCCGGCCTTGAACTATGTGCAATTCCTGCTCCGCGCTGTCCTGCCCACCGTGCTCCACGTGATCATGACGATTTCGGCCGGATATGCAGTTGGATCGGAATTCCAGCGGCGCAGCCGTCGGGCCTGGATCAGAGCCGCCGGCGGTCGTCCGGTCGCTGCGCTGGCCGGCAAGTTGTTGCCGCTCGTCGTCATATTTGTGCTGATGATGCTTCTGGAAGCCGGGATCGTTCACGGCATTTTCGACGTCCCGTTTCGAGGAAATCCTGGGCTCGTCATCGTCGCAGCCTGCGGTCTGATCGTGTCCTATCTGGCGCTCGGGGCCGCTGTTCAACTGCTGGTTCGCAATCTCTCGGTCGGCCTGAGCCTGTCCGCGATCATCTGCTCACCTGCCTTTGGTTTTGTAGGCATTGGCTTCCCGGTCTTCGCGATGAACGCTTTTGGGCGGGCATGGGGTGATGCCTTGCCGCTACGATGGTATTTCGAGATTCTCTACGATCAGGCGCTGCGAGGTCTTCCGGCGTTGAATTCGCTGGTCCCGCTGCTGATCCTGCTGGCCATGGCCGCCACTCTGTTGCTCGTGGCGTTGAACCGCCTGACGGCGATGTTCGCTGCACCAGGCACGGTGTCGCCGCGGCCCGCAAGCCGTTTGGCAAGGCCGCCGTCCAGCATGCTGGACGCGGTAGTCCACGAAATCCGCCTCGTGTTTGCCGATCCTGGTGCGCGAGGCTTGATGATTGCTGCTCCTGTGCTGTACGGGCTGCTCTACCCGCAGCCATATCTGACGCAGATCTTACGCGATCTTCCTATCGCCGTAGTCGATCAGGACCACACCGATCTCAGCCACGATCTGATTCAGAATCTGGATGCCAATGAAGGGCTGTCAGTGGCTGTCCGGGCAGATACGCTCGCCGATGCGCGGCGCGCGATCGCGCGGCGGGAAGCATTTGCCATCGTGGACATTCCCGAAGGGACCTATCGCGACGTGCTCAAAGGCAACAAGGCGCGGCTCGCCGCTTATATCGATTCCGCTTACTTCCTGCTCTATACGCGCATCGTTCAGGGCATCGCCGACAGTTCGGCGGTGACCAATGCGGCCATCGCCGCGCATGGTGCGAAGCCGGACGGAAGCCTGGCACAGGCGGCGCTCCTCCGCAGCTCGCCGGTGGATGTCCAATCCGAGCCGCTGTTCAATCCAACGGGAGGTTACGGCAACGCGATCGTTCCTGCGGCGTTCATCCTGATCATCCAGCAGACCTTGCTGATGGGCGTAGCGTCCCTGAGGGGCGCTGCCGTGGAGCAGGGGGAGATGCGGTTTATCGGACGGAGAGCGGCATCCGCTCGATCGTGGGACGATCGATCGCGCATCTCGCCGTGA
- a CDS encoding ribbon-helix-helix domain-containing protein, giving the protein MENRIFFVEGRHVSIALEEQFWDCLEDIAIERDISLRTLVRRVGQQHPFDVQSALRLHVLEDVLRKTGIELTTGLVTCDLDRKYH; this is encoded by the coding sequence ATGGAAAATCGGATATTCTTTGTTGAAGGCCGACACGTCTCAATTGCCTTGGAGGAACAGTTCTGGGACTGCCTCGAAGATATTGCTATCGAGCGCGATATTTCTCTACGAACTTTGGTGCGTCGAGTTGGGCAGCAACATCCCTTCGATGTCCAATCAGCTCTGCGTCTGCATGTGCTCGAGGATGTGTTGCGAAAGACCGGGATCGAGTTGACCACCGGCCTCGTCACATGCGATCTTGACCGAAAATATCATTAG
- a CDS encoding ribbon-helix-helix domain-containing protein codes for MKSPVRKRSILLNGHKTSVSVEDEFWSALKEIAAVRSMTLSDLGSEIDKSREDGNLSSALRLYALAYYQQRSEGKLSGGPRNPAGL; via the coding sequence ATGAAATCGCCAGTACGGAAGCGCTCGATCCTCCTCAACGGGCACAAGACCAGTGTCAGTGTAGAGGACGAATTTTGGTCCGCACTGAAAGAGATCGCGGCGGTGCGCTCGATGACGCTGTCGGATCTTGGCTCGGAAATCGACAAGAGCCGTGAGGACGGCAATCTTTCATCCGCGTTGCGGCTCTATGCTCTTGCCTATTACCAACAGCGATCCGAAGGAAAACTGTCGGGCGGGCCTCGAAACCCGGCAGGCCTTTAG
- a CDS encoding helix-turn-helix domain-containing protein: protein MPLTGQSSSDRLQSWSTHGIKSTDQFAYFREAICRAFTNLAPEKPASIDFPATLEHIRIGCGALNRLAYKNYVVHRSLPKAASTSARCFYLNLKLAGDCNIRLADRELRQDSGQIALFDSARGFAIEHKKSSSFGVASLQIPTEALNQRLSTPDDVLPTRISDDPVLGPLIAMSMKTLNLNAARMAEIDSVKLFDVLLDLVALSYSRREYRGVRETSSIAHATTLAVHQAIETRIRKPGLQVSDIAASVGISERYVHMLLAKNGTTFSDHLMQRRLEGIAADLRDPKNASRDIGSIAFDWGFAELSHFSRRFKQRFGVRPRDWRG, encoded by the coding sequence ATGCCACTCACTGGACAGTCATCGAGTGACCGCCTGCAATCCTGGTCGACGCATGGCATCAAATCGACAGATCAGTTCGCCTATTTCCGCGAAGCGATCTGCCGAGCGTTCACAAATCTCGCGCCCGAGAAGCCTGCTTCGATAGACTTCCCCGCAACACTGGAGCACATACGGATTGGTTGCGGCGCGCTCAACAGGCTCGCTTATAAGAATTATGTCGTACACCGCTCGCTTCCCAAAGCTGCATCGACCAGCGCGCGCTGCTTTTATCTCAATCTCAAGCTGGCGGGGGATTGCAACATTCGTCTGGCCGATCGGGAGTTGCGCCAGGACTCGGGTCAGATCGCCCTTTTCGACAGCGCCCGCGGATTTGCGATTGAACACAAAAAATCTTCATCCTTTGGGGTCGCATCGCTCCAAATACCAACGGAGGCGCTCAACCAGCGCCTGTCCACCCCGGATGACGTGCTCCCAACCCGTATCTCCGATGATCCTGTGCTTGGCCCGCTGATTGCGATGAGCATGAAGACACTGAATCTCAACGCTGCGCGGATGGCTGAGATCGATTCCGTGAAACTATTCGATGTTCTCCTTGATCTCGTCGCGTTGAGTTATTCACGAAGGGAATACAGAGGCGTTCGAGAAACCTCCAGCATCGCGCATGCGACGACCCTCGCGGTGCATCAAGCGATCGAGACTCGCATTCGAAAGCCCGGCCTTCAAGTGTCCGACATTGCCGCGTCGGTCGGCATCAGCGAGCGCTATGTCCACATGCTTCTCGCAAAGAATGGAACGACGTTCTCAGATCACCTGATGCAACGACGCCTCGAAGGAATCGCGGCCGATCTTCGTGACCCGAAGAATGCGAGTAGAGACATCGGATCGATCGCGTTTGACTGGGGATTCGCCGAATTGTCACACTTTTCCCGCAGGTTTAAACAACGGTTTGGCGTACGACCGCGCGATTGGCGAGGCTGA
- a CDS encoding response regulator transcription factor produces MRGDASRGEASSPQLVPAVSSRHYRLSPQEHRVLQLVGDGCSNKQIARQLGITDETVKSHVKHIFEKLDVDRRSQAVQRAFSEGLLQPHH; encoded by the coding sequence GTGCGCGGAGATGCGTCGCGCGGGGAGGCGTCATCCCCGCAATTGGTTCCGGCTGTTTCCTCTCGGCATTATCGGTTGAGTCCGCAAGAGCACCGCGTTCTGCAATTGGTTGGTGACGGTTGCTCCAACAAGCAGATAGCACGTCAGCTTGGTATCACCGATGAAACGGTGAAAAGTCACGTCAAGCACATCTTCGAGAAGCTCGATGTCGATCGGCGTTCGCAGGCGGTTCAGCGGGCGTTCTCCGAAGGCCTGCTCCAACCGCATCATTAG
- a CDS encoding MalT transcriptional regulator family protein, which produces MNKAVLNWLPPSPQRKIKVAELASWDIPRPRLLKKLTEVLSVPMTVVQAGPGFGKSSLLRSWADHLKKDNHVVAWLSLDRHDDDAATIFPNLARALSQAGLVMKQVQNCARAGVRQPAYAWANAILADLTQENKLLFVILDDFHLISRDDVHSAISHLFKYAPPNVRLILASLTALPTVLESIHTQAPTVEIDAPALAFDIEELRSFLIKEEIDGVGSFELCRLHERTEGWPALVRVITVWAKNAPGGLSGCVDRLTAQAKPIRGFMDGVMARLPQGLAQYMLSISILKRLRADACLVVTQDQASENQIKVLASQRLLFSIGGDEGLTEYRFPLLLREYFQSRLHAEHPRDVAVLHRRAAAWSADHGFWEEAIDHAVAAGDLAQAKQWLGQHASTLVGSGCSSRLLKWPHLLSKASEIGDTKAKLAIAWAMIMGAQLDEARGLVSQIEREDVFGPDAQAVEAQCQLLREYFVAFGEKGSKRAILTEFVRTGSVDSWTNNAAGNMVALSAYRQAEYGQFYDVPWIPLADEHDAMNVQASTFRSNLHSCVAFDQLQLDLAERHATDAFEVARSRLGDYSLAATFSSCSLARVRYEQGRVAEAEELASRNLAMTDSVGMAESVHIAYRALVRCAIARGDRSGAHKIIDRVKRVCVNRGWTNLRFYFLAERFRLLIIEQRSQEAHATRRRLEHALKSIVIGSTGERRAVEASSLLALARTGTTSEKLAHLDAIPISSPYVGLLVELSRASVAWSAGDAAAALVAFRKAALAAAPHRYRQTFNDYCQATPILLDRLVLDSAKMGLSKELLSWCAEMRRAGRRHPRNWFRLFPLGIIG; this is translated from the coding sequence ATGAACAAAGCGGTTCTAAATTGGTTGCCGCCGTCTCCGCAGCGAAAGATCAAGGTTGCGGAGCTTGCGAGCTGGGACATACCGCGTCCTCGTTTGCTCAAGAAGCTGACCGAAGTCCTGTCGGTGCCAATGACGGTCGTCCAGGCCGGTCCGGGTTTCGGGAAAAGTTCGCTCCTCCGAAGCTGGGCGGATCACCTGAAGAAGGACAATCATGTCGTTGCGTGGTTATCGCTTGATCGACATGACGACGATGCAGCGACCATCTTCCCGAATCTAGCGCGCGCATTGTCCCAAGCTGGGCTTGTGATGAAGCAAGTCCAGAACTGTGCTCGCGCGGGCGTGCGGCAGCCCGCTTATGCCTGGGCGAACGCAATCCTCGCGGATCTGACCCAGGAGAACAAACTGCTGTTCGTCATCCTCGACGACTTTCATCTGATCTCACGGGACGACGTTCATAGTGCCATCTCCCATCTGTTCAAATACGCACCGCCAAATGTCCGGTTGATTTTGGCGAGCCTTACGGCGCTCCCGACCGTCCTGGAGAGCATTCATACGCAAGCGCCCACTGTCGAAATCGATGCACCCGCACTCGCATTCGATATTGAGGAGCTCCGGTCATTCTTGATCAAGGAGGAGATCGACGGGGTAGGGAGTTTCGAACTGTGCCGCCTGCATGAACGCACAGAGGGATGGCCGGCGCTTGTACGGGTCATCACGGTTTGGGCCAAAAACGCGCCCGGGGGACTGAGTGGCTGCGTGGACCGCCTGACGGCGCAAGCGAAGCCGATCCGTGGCTTCATGGACGGTGTTATGGCGCGGCTGCCGCAAGGCCTGGCGCAGTACATGTTGAGCATCAGCATATTGAAGCGATTACGCGCCGACGCGTGCCTTGTCGTGACACAGGATCAGGCAAGCGAGAACCAGATCAAGGTGCTGGCCAGCCAGCGGCTGTTGTTCAGCATCGGCGGCGACGAGGGACTGACGGAGTATCGGTTTCCCCTTCTCTTGAGGGAGTATTTTCAGAGCCGATTGCATGCGGAGCATCCGAGAGATGTTGCGGTCCTGCATCGACGCGCGGCGGCGTGGTCGGCAGATCATGGCTTCTGGGAGGAGGCAATCGATCACGCGGTTGCTGCCGGCGATCTGGCGCAGGCGAAGCAATGGCTCGGACAGCACGCATCGACACTGGTTGGATCGGGGTGCTCATCGCGTCTGCTGAAATGGCCGCATTTGCTGTCAAAGGCGTCCGAGATCGGCGACACAAAAGCGAAGTTAGCCATCGCGTGGGCAATGATCATGGGGGCTCAGCTCGATGAAGCGCGTGGCCTGGTCTCGCAAATTGAGCGCGAGGACGTGTTTGGTCCGGACGCCCAAGCGGTCGAAGCGCAATGTCAGTTGCTGCGTGAATATTTCGTGGCATTTGGCGAAAAGGGTTCGAAGCGCGCGATCCTCACGGAGTTCGTGCGGACAGGCAGTGTAGACAGCTGGACGAACAATGCGGCTGGCAACATGGTTGCGCTGTCAGCATATCGGCAAGCGGAATATGGACAGTTCTACGACGTGCCATGGATTCCGCTCGCTGACGAGCATGATGCGATGAATGTGCAAGCCAGCACGTTCCGATCAAACTTGCATTCCTGCGTCGCGTTTGACCAATTGCAGCTCGATCTCGCCGAGCGTCATGCCACGGATGCCTTCGAGGTGGCGCGTTCTCGTCTCGGCGATTATTCATTGGCTGCGACGTTTTCGAGCTGTTCTTTAGCCCGCGTGCGCTATGAACAAGGACGCGTCGCGGAAGCCGAGGAGCTTGCGTCGCGAAATCTGGCGATGACCGATTCCGTCGGAATGGCTGAATCCGTCCATATCGCTTATCGTGCCTTGGTTCGATGCGCGATCGCGCGAGGCGATCGGTCAGGCGCGCACAAGATCATCGATCGGGTCAAGCGTGTGTGTGTGAACCGCGGCTGGACAAATCTGAGATTCTACTTTCTGGCCGAGCGTTTTCGGCTTCTCATCATCGAACAGCGATCGCAAGAAGCACACGCAACGCGGCGCCGGTTGGAACACGCGCTAAAGTCGATCGTCATTGGGTCGACGGGAGAGAGACGGGCCGTTGAAGCATCGTCCCTGCTGGCGCTTGCCAGGACGGGGACCACAAGCGAAAAACTCGCGCATCTGGACGCCATCCCCATCTCGTCGCCTTATGTGGGGTTGCTAGTAGAATTGTCGCGTGCATCCGTGGCGTGGTCAGCGGGGGATGCGGCGGCCGCGTTGGTTGCATTCCGCAAAGCAGCGTTGGCGGCAGCGCCGCATCGATATCGCCAAACCTTCAATGACTACTGCCAGGCAACGCCGATACTTCTGGATCGTCTCGTTCTAGACAGCGCGAAGATGGGACTGTCGAAAGAACTGCTGAGCTGGTGCGCGGAGATGCGTCGCGCGGGGAGGCGTCATCCCCGCAATTGGTTCCGGCTGTTTCCTCTCGGCATTATCGGTTGA
- a CDS encoding HlyD family secretion protein has translation MLAPEICDSRPDPVERDIQPAHDVPERPKNTAPAGRWRIRASVLFVACFAGVIACLTFWFLVHPVHVLVQGEADATRIDIAARVDGKVGYRPASRGDNIAAGQLLFRIDNPELIAKLQEAEASLTVAHANLANVEAGTRMEVVAQRKAAMDSAAADLNLAQLTYERIKELADAGHAPLQRLDEVTNALHVAQRGADQATIAHQEAVAGHTKEERGIARADVAKAQASIETIRAQVGELTVRAPIAAQVYQIGSEIGEYVAPGVPLLSLVDLNDVWLQFNLREDLIRGLKPGDRFDVRIPALANRAATAVVRFISPKGEYAGWRATRATGDFDLRTFEVRAYPEPPLSDLRPGMSVYTETLGGRR, from the coding sequence ATGTTGGCACCTGAGATTTGCGATAGTCGTCCGGATCCTGTCGAAAGGGATATTCAACCGGCCCACGACGTTCCGGAGCGGCCGAAAAATACGGCGCCTGCCGGGCGATGGCGAATACGCGCGTCAGTCTTGTTCGTCGCGTGCTTTGCCGGCGTGATCGCGTGCCTGACGTTCTGGTTTCTCGTGCATCCAGTGCACGTCCTCGTGCAGGGCGAAGCCGATGCGACGCGCATCGACATCGCGGCGCGCGTCGATGGGAAGGTCGGGTATCGACCGGCATCGCGCGGTGACAATATCGCTGCAGGGCAGTTGCTCTTCAGGATCGATAACCCGGAACTGATCGCCAAGCTGCAGGAGGCGGAGGCATCGCTGACTGTTGCCCATGCGAATCTGGCCAATGTCGAGGCCGGAACACGGATGGAGGTCGTGGCACAGCGCAAAGCAGCGATGGACAGCGCAGCGGCGGATTTGAATCTCGCGCAGCTGACCTATGAACGGATCAAGGAGCTGGCGGATGCAGGGCACGCGCCGTTGCAGCGCCTGGATGAAGTGACAAACGCACTTCACGTCGCTCAGCGCGGCGCGGATCAAGCGACAATCGCCCATCAGGAGGCCGTTGCGGGTCATACCAAGGAGGAGAGGGGAATCGCGCGGGCCGATGTCGCAAAGGCGCAGGCTTCCATCGAGACGATCCGGGCGCAGGTCGGTGAACTGACCGTGCGAGCCCCCATCGCTGCACAAGTTTATCAGATTGGCTCGGAAATCGGAGAATATGTCGCGCCCGGTGTCCCGCTGCTGTCGCTGGTCGATCTCAACGACGTCTGGCTCCAGTTCAATCTCAGGGAAGATCTGATCAGAGGCCTGAAACCTGGCGATCGCTTCGATGTGCGTATCCCGGCATTGGCAAATCGGGCCGCGACGGCCGTCGTGCGCTTCATCTCGCCGAAGGGCGAATATGCGGGGTGGCGGGCGACACGGGCGACAGGCGACTTCGATTTGCGCACCTTTGAGGTGCGGGCCTATCCGGAGCCGCCATTGTCCGATCTCCGGCCTGGAATGTCTGTCTATACGGAAACGCTCGGTGGCAGGCGATGA